The following are encoded together in the Adhaeribacter arboris genome:
- a CDS encoding enoyl-CoA hydratase/isomerase family protein — MTTYNNLKLDLQEGILIITISRVAKLNALNIETVEEIQTAMQEAYDNDEVKGIIFTGEGDKAFAAGADIGEISQLNEVIGRRFAERGQDIFAMIEESTKPVIAAVNGFALGGGCELAMACHIRVASHNARFGQPEVNLGLIPGYGGTQRLTQLVGKGKAMELMMTGDMITADDALRLGLANHVTTPGMLMEKCLEIMRKITSKAPLAVGMIVDCVNAWYDKEEHGYQTEANSFSRCCGSDDFVEGINAFFQKRKPHFKGS; from the coding sequence ATGACAACGTATAACAACCTCAAATTAGACCTGCAGGAAGGTATATTGATTATTACCATTAGCCGGGTGGCCAAACTCAATGCTCTGAACATTGAGACGGTGGAAGAAATTCAGACGGCCATGCAGGAAGCATACGACAACGACGAGGTGAAAGGCATTATTTTTACCGGCGAGGGGGATAAGGCTTTTGCGGCTGGAGCTGACATCGGCGAAATATCGCAGTTAAATGAAGTAATTGGCCGGCGGTTTGCCGAACGGGGCCAAGATATATTTGCCATGATCGAAGAATCTACCAAACCGGTTATTGCGGCCGTAAACGGGTTTGCTTTAGGTGGCGGTTGCGAGTTGGCTATGGCCTGCCACATTCGGGTAGCGAGCCACAACGCCCGCTTTGGCCAACCCGAAGTGAATTTAGGTCTGATTCCAGGTTACGGCGGTACGCAACGCCTTACGCAACTGGTAGGCAAAGGCAAAGCCATGGAACTAATGATGACCGGCGATATGATTACGGCGGATGATGCTTTGCGTTTGGGTTTGGCCAACCACGTAACTACGCCGGGCATGCTCATGGAAAAATGCCTGGAAATTATGCGCAAAATTACTTCAAAAGCGCCGTTAGCCGTAGGCATGATTGTAGATTGCGTCAACGCCTGGTACGATAAAGAAGAACATGGTTACCAAACCGAAGCCAACTCTTTCAGCCGGTGCTGCGGTTCCGATGATTTTGTAGAGGGCATCAACGCCTTTTTTCAAAAACGCAAACCTCATTTTAAGGGTAGTTGA
- the mscL gene encoding large-conductance mechanosensitive channel protein MscL, producing MSLLSEFKQFAVKGNVIDLAVGIIIGAAFGKIVTSLVNDILMPPIGLAVGGIDFKDLKYVLSEPVVQGGKIITEGASINYGNFIQSLVDFVIIALAIFSLVKAINAMKRKEEAAPATPTLSREELLLTDIRDILKSKP from the coding sequence ATGAGCCTATTATCAGAATTTAAACAATTTGCAGTTAAAGGCAATGTTATCGATTTAGCCGTCGGGATTATTATTGGTGCGGCTTTCGGTAAAATTGTAACTTCCTTAGTAAATGATATTCTAATGCCACCTATTGGGTTGGCCGTTGGCGGTATTGATTTCAAAGACCTGAAATACGTTTTAAGCGAACCCGTAGTACAAGGTGGTAAAATAATAACGGAAGGTGCTTCTATCAATTACGGTAATTTTATTCAGAGTTTGGTAGATTTTGTAATAATTGCATTAGCCATATTCTCGTTAGTAAAAGCCATAAATGCCATGAAACGGAAAGAAGAAGCGGCGCCGGCTACTCCTACTCTTTCCCGCGAAGAACTGCTGCTCACCGATATCCGGGACATACTAAAAAGTAAACCTTAA
- a CDS encoding DUF3078 domain-containing protein, which yields MKKYWLLSCVLLKLVGKVSAQITPLTLAPAADTVVKARPWKFGGIGTLNFNQISLSNWATGGQSSVSGLGLVTITVNYKDDRSSWSNTNNFTYGLLKVTKDRLKKSDDQIDITSKYGRNLSKAWYYAAQVNFRSQFTRTLDKEKNVLVSRFLAPAFILGSLGFDYKPRENFSVFLSAVTGKVTIVRDRSLADAGAFGVQPAKRDTAGVIIPGTGDKFRREFGGYLNARFRTPLMQNITFQTQLDLFSNYVRNPQNIDVNWQNTINMKVNKLIDVSIFTHLIYDDDILTEVDSNEDGVIDKKGPRLQFKETLGIGLTYKLPKQKK from the coding sequence ATGAAAAAATATTGGTTGTTAAGTTGTGTATTGCTCAAACTTGTTGGTAAAGTATCGGCCCAAATTACTCCTTTAACCTTGGCTCCCGCCGCAGATACGGTGGTTAAAGCCAGGCCTTGGAAGTTTGGCGGGATTGGTACGCTTAATTTTAATCAGATAAGCTTATCGAATTGGGCTACTGGCGGGCAAAGCTCCGTTTCAGGTTTAGGTCTGGTTACGATTACCGTTAATTACAAAGACGATCGTAGCTCCTGGAGCAATACCAATAATTTTACTTACGGCTTACTCAAAGTTACCAAAGATCGCCTCAAAAAAAGCGACGACCAAATTGATATAACTTCTAAATACGGCCGCAATTTATCTAAAGCCTGGTATTATGCCGCACAAGTAAATTTCCGGAGTCAATTTACCCGAACCTTAGATAAAGAAAAAAACGTGTTGGTTTCCCGTTTTCTGGCCCCGGCCTTTATTTTGGGTTCCCTTGGTTTTGATTATAAGCCCCGCGAAAATTTCTCGGTATTTTTATCGGCGGTTACCGGTAAGGTTACGATTGTACGCGACCGAAGTCTGGCCGATGCCGGAGCTTTTGGCGTGCAACCAGCCAAGCGCGATACCGCCGGGGTAATTATTCCGGGCACCGGCGATAAGTTTCGGCGCGAATTCGGGGGGTATTTAAACGCGCGTTTCCGGACCCCTCTCATGCAAAATATCACCTTCCAGACCCAGCTCGATTTATTTTCTAATTACGTGCGTAATCCGCAGAACATTGATGTGAACTGGCAGAATACCATTAACATGAAAGTAAATAAACTAATTGACGTAAGTATTTTTACGCATCTTATTTACGACGACGACATCCTGACAGAAGTAGATTCTAACGAAGACGGGGTTATCGACAAAAAAGGGCCGCGGCTGCAGTTTAAAGAAACCTTAGGAATTGGACTTACCTATAAACTACCCAAACAGAAAAAGTAA
- the dxs gene encoding 1-deoxy-D-xylulose-5-phosphate synthase: MLIKPGKLLATIHSPADLRKLSQEQLLAVCQELRQFIIDNVSIYGGHFGASLGVVELTVALHYIFNTPYDQLVWDVGHQAYGHKILTGRRDNFHTNRKYGGLSGFPKRKESEYDTFGVGHSSTSISAALGMAVASQYKNELDRQHIAVIGDGALTAGMAFEALNHAGVTNANLLVILNDNCMSIDPNVGALKEYLTDITTSRTYNKLRDDIWNILGKISKFGPNAQAIASKVESGIKATLLKQSNLFESLKFRYFGPIDGHDINHLVSVLHDLKDIPGPKLLHCLTVKGKGFALAEKDQTKWHAPGTFDKITGEIYKVHHDTPQPPKYQDVFGHTMVELAQQNSKIMGVTPAMPSGCSLNIMMAAMPDRAFDVGIAEQHAVTFSAGLATQGLIPFCNIYSTFMQRAYDQVIHDVALQNLNVVFCLDRAGFAGADGPTHHGCYDIAYMRCIPNMVVSSPMNESELRNLMFTASQPDMGPFSIRYPRGEGVMPEWRTPLKKIAVGTGRVIQEGEELAILTIGPVGNYAVEVCLNLQKENVKIGHFDMRFAKPLDEKLLHQIFQKYDKIVTVEDGCLQGGFGSAVLEFMADHNYHAQVKRLGIPDAIIEHGSQLELHRECGFDSTGIERTARNLLFQAVSVA; the protein is encoded by the coding sequence ATGTTAATAAAGCCCGGAAAGCTTTTAGCTACCATTCATTCGCCCGCCGATCTCCGGAAATTATCTCAGGAACAGTTGTTAGCCGTATGCCAGGAACTCCGGCAATTTATTATTGATAATGTATCTATCTACGGAGGACATTTTGGGGCTAGTCTGGGAGTGGTAGAGCTAACGGTAGCCTTGCATTATATTTTCAATACGCCTTACGACCAATTGGTCTGGGATGTGGGGCACCAAGCTTACGGGCATAAAATACTTACCGGCCGCCGTGATAATTTTCACACCAACCGGAAGTACGGCGGTTTATCCGGTTTTCCAAAACGAAAAGAAAGCGAATACGATACCTTTGGCGTCGGGCATTCTTCTACCTCCATTTCGGCAGCATTGGGTATGGCGGTGGCTTCGCAGTACAAAAACGAGCTTGACCGGCAGCACATTGCCGTTATCGGCGATGGGGCTTTAACGGCCGGTATGGCCTTCGAAGCTTTAAACCACGCGGGGGTTACAAATGCTAATTTATTAGTTATTCTCAACGATAATTGCATGTCCATCGACCCCAATGTGGGGGCGCTGAAAGAATATTTAACCGATATTACTACCTCGCGCACCTACAATAAACTGCGCGATGATATCTGGAATATATTAGGAAAAATAAGCAAGTTTGGCCCTAATGCCCAAGCCATTGCTTCTAAAGTAGAAAGTGGCATTAAAGCTACGCTGCTCAAACAAAGTAACTTATTTGAATCCTTAAAATTCCGGTATTTTGGCCCTATTGATGGACACGATATTAATCACTTGGTTTCGGTGCTGCACGATTTAAAAGACATTCCGGGTCCTAAACTTTTACATTGCCTCACGGTAAAAGGCAAAGGTTTTGCCCTCGCCGAGAAAGATCAAACCAAATGGCACGCGCCGGGTACCTTCGATAAAATTACCGGTGAGATTTACAAAGTACACCACGATACGCCTCAACCGCCTAAATACCAGGATGTATTCGGGCATACTATGGTAGAACTAGCTCAGCAAAATAGTAAAATAATGGGCGTTACCCCGGCCATGCCGTCGGGCTGTTCTTTAAATATTATGATGGCGGCTATGCCCGACCGGGCCTTCGACGTAGGCATTGCAGAGCAACACGCGGTTACTTTTTCGGCTGGTCTGGCTACCCAAGGCTTGATTCCGTTTTGTAATATCTACTCTACTTTTATGCAGCGGGCTTACGATCAGGTTATTCATGATGTGGCTCTGCAGAATTTAAATGTCGTTTTTTGTTTAGACCGGGCGGGTTTTGCCGGCGCGGATGGACCTACCCACCATGGTTGTTACGATATTGCCTATATGCGTTGTATACCCAATATGGTAGTTTCTTCGCCCATGAACGAATCCGAATTGCGAAACTTAATGTTTACCGCCTCCCAGCCCGATATGGGGCCGTTTAGCATACGGTATCCACGCGGCGAAGGTGTTATGCCGGAATGGCGTACGCCGCTTAAAAAAATTGCCGTTGGTACGGGGCGCGTAATACAGGAAGGCGAAGAACTCGCTATTTTAACGATTGGCCCCGTGGGTAATTACGCCGTAGAAGTGTGCCTTAACTTACAGAAAGAAAACGTTAAAATTGGTCATTTCGATATGCGTTTTGCCAAACCGCTCGACGAAAAGCTCCTACACCAGATTTTCCAGAAATACGACAAGATTGTTACCGTAGAAGATGGTTGTTTGCAAGGTGGTTTTGGCAGTGCCGTATTAGAATTTATGGCCGATCATAATTACCATGCGCAAGTAAAACGCTTGGGTATTCCGGATGCTATTATCGAGCATGGTTCGCAACTGGAACTACACCGCGAATGCGGCTTTGACTCCACGGGTATTGAACGAACCGCGCGGAACTTGTTATTTCAGGCAGTAAGTGTAGCTTAA
- a CDS encoding acyl-CoA reductase translates to MNLEIRLQAFVQLGHQLHALTLEQVQELTQQARRQNAWFDEPNVKHALNSLAAMLNEPQLRTWLAAYNLENLQPRKVGVVMAGNIPLVGFHDLLTVLLSGNYLYAKLSSEDTFLPKWLVQQLVAIQPKFKDFVVFVDLLKEVDAIIATGSDNTARYFEYYFSKKPHIIRRNRSSLAVLSGFESPEELAQLGNDIFQYYGLGCRNVSKLLVPEGYNPEALFQALESYKGVLDHHKYANNYDYNKSILLVNQTPHYDNGFLLLTENKQLVSPISVVHLETYTSQEDLKEKLAALSDKIQCVVSAFGWYQGSIPFGQAQCPTAAQYADNVDTLAFLSGLNILPATL, encoded by the coding sequence ATGAACTTAGAAATTCGCTTGCAAGCCTTTGTTCAACTAGGTCATCAGTTACATGCACTGACCCTGGAACAAGTGCAAGAATTAACCCAGCAAGCCCGCCGCCAGAATGCCTGGTTCGATGAGCCTAACGTAAAGCACGCACTTAACAGCCTTGCCGCTATGCTCAATGAACCCCAACTCCGCACCTGGCTGGCCGCTTATAATTTAGAAAACCTTCAACCCCGGAAAGTCGGCGTTGTTATGGCCGGCAATATTCCACTGGTGGGTTTTCACGATTTACTAACCGTTTTGTTAAGCGGTAATTATCTCTACGCGAAATTAAGCTCCGAAGATACTTTTTTACCAAAATGGCTCGTACAGCAATTAGTAGCTATACAACCAAAGTTTAAGGATTTTGTTGTATTTGTTGACCTATTAAAAGAAGTGGATGCTATTATTGCTACGGGCAGCGACAATACTGCTCGCTATTTTGAGTATTATTTTTCTAAAAAACCACATATTATTCGCCGGAACCGGAGTAGCCTGGCGGTTTTATCTGGGTTTGAAAGCCCGGAAGAACTTGCCCAATTAGGTAACGATATTTTTCAATATTATGGCTTGGGCTGCCGCAATGTTTCGAAGCTGTTGGTACCGGAAGGATACAATCCGGAAGCTTTATTCCAAGCCTTAGAATCTTATAAAGGGGTGCTGGACCATCATAAATACGCCAATAATTACGATTACAATAAGTCGATTTTGCTCGTTAATCAAACGCCGCATTACGATAACGGCTTTTTATTGCTCACCGAAAACAAGCAGTTAGTCTCTCCCATATCGGTCGTTCACCTGGAAACCTATACCAGCCAGGAAGATTTAAAAGAGAAACTGGCAGCACTGAGCGATAAAATTCAATGCGTGGTTTCGGCTTTCGGCTGGTACCAGGGCAGTATTCCTTTCGGGCAGGCCCAATGCCCCACGGCAGCTCAATACGCTGACAATGTGGATACGTTGGCTTTTTTATCTGGTTTAAATATTTTGCCCGCCACTTTATAA
- a CDS encoding 4Fe-4S dicluster domain-containing protein, giving the protein MAIMITDECINCGACEPECPNTAIYEGGVQWTWGGGTSLTEVEIDGGEVVAGDAPQPAISDEYYYIVSDKCTECTGFHEEPQCAAVCPVDCCVDDPDYRESEEDLLAKKEWLHAAG; this is encoded by the coding sequence ATGGCTATAATGATCACCGACGAATGTATTAATTGTGGTGCGTGCGAGCCAGAATGCCCCAACACCGCTATTTACGAAGGTGGTGTACAATGGACCTGGGGCGGCGGTACTTCTTTAACCGAAGTCGAGATTGACGGCGGCGAGGTAGTAGCCGGCGATGCACCGCAACCAGCTATTTCTGATGAATATTACTACATAGTTTCCGATAAATGTACCGAGTGTACAGGCTTCCACGAAGAACCACAATGTGCGGCCGTATGTCCCGTAGACTGCTGCGTAGACGATCCGGACTATCGCGAAAGTGAAGAAGATTTACTGGCTAAAAAAGAATGGCTGCACGCGGCTGGTTAA